One Streptomyces sp. B21-105 genomic region harbors:
- a CDS encoding transporter substrate-binding domain-containing protein, with translation MNTLSGRRTRILAAATATAGLVLVAACTSSDDGGSGSKTAAGGVELVKAGQLTTCTHLPYPPFQSEIDGKVQGFDVSLIDLVAKNLGVKQAIVDTPFENFKTGAFLNSGQCDLAAAGMTITDERKKNVDFSDPYFEATQAVLVDKDAGVSSLADVKAKGVKLGAQAQTTGEDYAEKQGFDAVSFESSDAVLNGLRTGQVKAVIIDYPVVQGWLKDKANADAFKVVDNLNTGEQYGFTVKKGNTKLAAAIDKALADAKADGTYKTLYEKWIGPYDASAASPSAS, from the coding sequence GTGAACACCCTCTCCGGGCGCCGGACCCGCATCCTGGCCGCTGCCACCGCGACGGCCGGGCTCGTGCTCGTGGCCGCCTGCACGTCGAGCGACGACGGCGGCAGCGGCTCCAAGACCGCCGCCGGCGGGGTCGAGCTCGTCAAGGCGGGCCAGCTCACCACCTGCACCCACCTGCCCTACCCGCCCTTCCAGTCGGAGATCGACGGCAAGGTGCAGGGCTTCGACGTGTCCCTGATCGACCTGGTCGCCAAGAACCTCGGCGTGAAGCAGGCGATCGTCGACACGCCCTTCGAGAACTTCAAGACCGGCGCCTTCCTCAACTCCGGCCAGTGCGACCTCGCCGCGGCCGGCATGACCATCACCGACGAGCGCAAGAAGAACGTCGACTTCTCCGACCCCTACTTCGAGGCCACCCAGGCCGTCCTGGTCGACAAGGACGCCGGCGTCTCCTCGCTCGCCGACGTGAAGGCCAAGGGCGTCAAGCTGGGTGCGCAGGCGCAGACCACCGGCGAGGACTACGCCGAGAAGCAGGGCTTCGACGCGGTCTCCTTCGAGTCCTCCGACGCCGTCCTCAACGGGCTGCGCACCGGACAGGTCAAGGCCGTCATCATCGACTACCCGGTGGTCCAGGGCTGGCTGAAGGACAAGGCCAACGCCGACGCCTTCAAGGTCGTCGACAACCTCAACACCGGTGAGCAGTACGGCTTCACCGTGAAGAAGGGCAACACGAAGCTGGCCGCCGCGATCGACAAGGCGCTGGCGGACGCGAAGGCCGACGGCACGTACAAGACGCTGTACGAGAAGTGGATCGGCCCGTACGACGCGTCCGCGGCCTCCCCGTCGGCGTCATGA
- a CDS encoding amino acid ABC transporter ATP-binding protein → MSRPEIEVRGLHKAFGDNEVLRGIDLEIGRGEVVCVIGPSGSGKSTLLRCVNLLEEPTKGQVFVGGTELTDPDVDIDAVRRRIGMVFQQFNLFPHLSVTENLTLPQRRVLGRGKAKAAEVAAQNLERVGLSEKAHAYPSSLSGGQQQRVAIARALAMGPDVMLFDEPTSALDPELVGDVLAVMRMLANEGMTMMVVTHEMTFAREVADRVVFMDGGVIVEDGAPAQVIGAPRHERTRHFLSRLLDPAMADVEEETSDQVGKSTG, encoded by the coding sequence ATGAGCCGACCCGAGATCGAAGTGCGCGGCCTGCACAAGGCGTTCGGCGACAACGAGGTGCTGCGCGGCATCGACCTGGAGATCGGCCGGGGCGAGGTCGTCTGCGTGATCGGTCCCTCCGGCTCGGGCAAGTCGACGCTGCTGCGCTGCGTGAACCTGCTGGAGGAACCGACGAAGGGCCAGGTCTTCGTCGGCGGCACGGAGCTCACCGACCCCGACGTGGACATCGACGCCGTACGACGCCGTATCGGCATGGTCTTCCAGCAGTTCAACCTGTTCCCGCACCTGTCGGTGACCGAGAACCTGACCCTGCCGCAGCGCCGGGTGCTCGGCCGCGGCAAGGCAAAGGCCGCGGAGGTCGCCGCCCAGAACCTGGAGCGGGTGGGCCTGTCGGAGAAGGCGCACGCCTATCCCTCCTCCCTCTCCGGCGGCCAGCAGCAGCGTGTCGCGATCGCCCGGGCCCTGGCCATGGGCCCCGACGTGATGCTCTTCGACGAGCCGACGTCGGCGCTCGACCCGGAGCTGGTCGGGGACGTCCTCGCCGTCATGCGCATGCTGGCGAACGAGGGCATGACGATGATGGTCGTCACCCACGAGATGACCTTCGCCCGCGAGGTCGCCGACCGGGTCGTCTTCATGGACGGCGGAGTGATCGTCGAGGACGGCGCCCCCGCCCAGGTCATCGGCGCTCCACGGCACGAACGCACCCGCCACTTCCTCTCCCGCCTCCTCGACCCGGCGATGGCCGACGTGGAGGAGGAGACCTCCGACCAGGTGGGCAAGAGCACTGGCTAG
- a CDS encoding amino acid ABC transporter permease, which produces MTAADVPLQPKKRGLTRRQKRRLSRGAQYAVFVAAVIVFAVTADWGRLKNQFAQWDIAKEMFPDVITLALKNTVLYTLSGFLLGLVLGLVIALMRLSSVGPYRWVAGVYIEIFRGLPALLIFVFIGVAVPLAFPGTEIVGGTYGKAALALGLVGAAYMAETFRAGIQAVPKGQMEAARSLGFSPARAMTSIVIPQAFRIILPPLTNELIILFKDSSLVLLLGVTLQERELSKFGRDLASDTANSTPILVAGLCYLLVTVPLGFVVRRMEAKAQEAVK; this is translated from the coding sequence ATGACGGCCGCGGACGTACCGCTCCAGCCGAAGAAGAGGGGACTGACCCGGCGGCAGAAGCGCCGGCTGTCGCGCGGCGCGCAGTACGCCGTGTTCGTCGCCGCCGTCATCGTCTTCGCGGTGACCGCCGACTGGGGTCGGCTGAAGAACCAGTTCGCCCAGTGGGACATCGCGAAGGAGATGTTCCCGGACGTCATCACGCTGGCGCTGAAGAACACCGTCCTGTACACCCTGTCCGGCTTCCTGCTGGGGCTGGTGCTCGGCCTGGTCATCGCGCTGATGCGACTGTCCTCGGTCGGCCCGTACCGCTGGGTGGCCGGCGTGTACATCGAGATCTTCCGCGGTCTGCCCGCCCTGCTGATCTTCGTCTTCATCGGCGTGGCCGTGCCGCTGGCCTTCCCCGGCACGGAGATCGTCGGCGGCACCTACGGCAAGGCGGCGCTCGCGCTCGGCCTGGTGGGTGCCGCGTACATGGCGGAGACGTTCCGCGCGGGCATCCAGGCGGTGCCCAAGGGGCAGATGGAAGCGGCGCGCTCGCTGGGCTTCTCACCGGCCCGCGCGATGACCTCCATCGTCATCCCGCAGGCGTTCCGGATCATCCTGCCGCCGCTCACCAACGAACTGATCATCCTCTTCAAGGACTCCTCCCTGGTCCTGCTCCTCGGCGTGACCCTTCAGGAGCGCGAACTGTCCAAGTTCGGCCGGGACCTGGCCAGCGACACCGCCAACTCCACGCCGATCCTGGTCGCCGGCCTGTGCTACCTGCTGGTGACCGTCCCGCTCGGCTTCGTCGTGCGCCGCATGGAGGCCAAGGCCCAGGAGGCCGTGAAATGA